The sequence below is a genomic window from Flagellimonas marinaquae.
TACAAGCAAAAATTTTTGGTTCCGGAACTTGATAGGCCATTACAAACTCTTGTTAACTAGCGTTTTAAAGTACTTTTTTGTAAAGAGGTGCAAATTTAAGAATTAATTCGGGTTGATAAAGTATAAATGAAAGTATTTTTTGGTGATATATAAAAATATTTTTTTAGCTTTGCACTCGCATTTCAAAAATGTGATACCATTTGCCTTGGTGGCGGAACTGGTAGACGCGCTGGATTCAAAATCCAGTGTCTTCGGACGTGTGGGTTCGATTCCCACCCAAGGTACAATTGAAGACCTCGACAATCATAAATTGTCGGGGTCTTGTTGTTTTATTGCCTGCTTTAATTTGTCACTACATCATATGTTATGCAGTCAATAGCTATTTTTCATACTTTTGGATTATGAAAGTCTTGGCGGTCATCTTGTCCTTATTGATTGTGGTCCTGTCATCATTTCCATGTTGCCAGGACGATGATTTGTGCCCCGACTCCACATCTTTGGCCCACACGAAAGAGCATTGTGCGCACGATGATGTTCCACACGATGATGATTCTCATAAAAATCAATCACCTTGTTCCCCATTTTATAATTGTGGTCGATGTTCAGCATTTACTATAAGTTTAAGTTCAATTGATTTTGTGGCATACGAGCCGGAACCTGAGATTTTGCCAGTGCCGTATACTGAATCGTTTTCTAAAGAATTTTACTTTCTAGACTTTAAACCTCCCCGGATTTTTTGAAATATCACTAATTGTTAGTTCACAACTTTCTTGGTAATTCCTGTTTGACCAAGAACACAATCATTTCAAAAAATCAAATTAAATGAAATTTAAAATATTAATGGTACTGTCCCTGTTCAGGATGGTATCCGCGTTTGCACAAAGCACATTGAATGTGTCAGTTAAAGATTCCCATAGCAATGAACCCCTGATCGGTGTCACGGCCATTCTGGAATCCCTGGAAATAGGAGCAATTTCCGATGAGAATGGGAACATTCAAATAGAAAATATTCCTAATGGCACCTTTATATTACAGTTAAGCTATATAGGATATGCACCTATTAAAAAATCATTGACATTCCCATTGGATCCAGAATCACAGGGACAAATATTTGCCATGGTGCCACAAACGGAAGAAATGGAAGAGGTTACCCTGGTATCTACTAGGAGCACCCGAACCATTGAGGATATCCCGACGAGGGTGGAAGTAATTGCAGGGGAGGAGCTTTCCGAAAAAGGGAATATGAAACCGGGGGATATCCGTATGCTTTTAAATGAAAGTACCGGAATACGTACACAACAGACCTCGGCAACAAGTTATAATTCCAGTATACGCATCCAGGGCTTGGATGGTAAGTACACCCAGTTACTGAGGGATGGATTCCCATTGTACTCTGGATTTGCCAGTGGCCTAAGCCTAATGCAAATTGCCCCTTTGGATCTTAAACAAGTTGAGGTTATCAAGGGGTCAAGCTCCACTTTGTACGGTGGGGGCGCTATTGCTGGCTTGGTCAACCTTATTTCCAAAACCCCGGAAGACGCTCCTGAACTTAGTTTTATGGCCAATGCTACTTCGGCACTCGGTTTGGATCTGAGCGGTTTTTATTCCCAAAAGTTTGATAAGGTCGGCACCACCGTGTTCGCTTCCTATAATTTAGGAACACCCTATGATCCAGCAGATATTGGATTAACAGCCATTCCAGAGTTTGATAGGGTCACCCTAAACCCAAAATTATATTGGTATTTGGATGAGAAGACCGAATTGATGTTGGGTATGAATGCCATTTGGGAAGATCGTCTTGGAGGTAATATGGATTATGTCAAGGGTGACGAAGTGGTCGATCCTTATTTTGAATCGAACGAAACCGAAAGGCTCTCCACCCAACTGGGGTTCAAACATTCTTTTAATGAACAAAACCGTTTAGAGCTCAAAAACAGTTTTAGTTTTTATGATAGAACCATCCAGGTGCCGGATTTTACTTTTTCTGGTTATCAACGCTCATCTTTTAGTGAACTTAATTATGCCAACAATTCAGATAGTGGATCGGAATGGGTGTTTGGGGCAAATCTTTGGACGGAATATTTTAATGATACCCGTGGCGATGAGTCCCAAGCTTTGGATCAATCCTTCCAGATACTTGGATTGTTTGCCCAAAATGTATGGCCCATTGATGAAACTTTGTCCTTGGAAACCGGTTTTCGGGCGGATTTCCATTCTGATTATGGCGCAATGGCCCTGCCCAGATTATCCGTACTCTTTGAACCCAGCCAATCCCTCACCTTTAGATTGGGGGGCGGAATGGGCTACAAAACGCCCACTGTGTTTACCGAAGATGCCGAACGGGTACAGTTTAGGAATGTATTGCCCATCGATGTGGACCAGACCGATCTTGAAAGGTCCATCGGGGGTAATTTTGATGTAAACTATAAATGGACACCTTTTCCCGGTGTGGTTATGACCCTGAACACTTTGCTTTTTTATACTAAAATTGATGACCCCATGGTATTGGAATTAACTGATAGTGGATACTATACTTTTCTACAACCAGATGGCTATGTGGATACCCGTGGGGCAGAGGTGAACTTGAAAGTGAAGTATGGGGATTTTAAATTGTTCACCGGATATACCCATGCCAATGTAGAACAACATCAAAATGGCACGGTAACAGATTTTCCATTGGTGGCCAAACATCGTCTGAACAATGTATTGATGTATGAAAAAGAAGAGAAATTTTGGGTAGGATTGGAAGCCTATTATTATAGCCCCCAAAAGTTGAGCACAGGAGAAACGGGGCAATCCTATTGGATAATGGGACTCATGAGTGAAAAGAAGTTTGGTGATAAATTTTCAATCTTTCTGAATTTTGAGAACTTTTTGGATACTCGCCAAACACGATTTGACCAAATATATACGGGAAGCCTCAGTGACCCACAGTTTACTGATATTTATGCGCCAGTAGATGGGTTTGTAGTAAATGGTGGAGTGAAAATCAAGCTTTAGCCAAAACCCGATTGAATGGAATGAAGCTGACTAAAAAGTCGATTTACGCCAAACTGAACTTGATTGAGTGTCTCATCATAATTTGCGTATCAGCATAATGGGACATCGAATTGAATTCAGAATGATGTATTTCCGAACATTTTAGTCAGCTTCATTTTTTATGTCAAATATTGATATTAAGATACACGGAAAACCTGTTTTTGACTTCGACTTTTCCATTGTTCAGGTCCTGTGCAATGGGTAACATGGTAGAAACGCCCAGGGCGTATTGTTTAAAATTCACTTCGGCGCCCAATTTGCCAAAAAAAGCACTTCCCCCCGTATCGGCTACCTCTAAACCGTATTCTTCATTTTTGTCGAAATACTCACCGCCAACACCAAGTTGGGGGGTTAACGCAAAATTAGTCCCAAAATAATAGGTTTTGTAGGTGTTGAGAGCGTAATTAAACTGATTTCCAAAACGATATTCTTTATCGTTTTTCGACTTAATGGTGTAATTGGCCATAACGGACAAGCCCCAATTTCGATGGGTGATACCATAATTGGCGGCCAACAGATAATCCCAGCTGCCGGTTCCCAATTGAAAACTGGGGTTGACACTGCCTTCAAGGTTTGCTTCATCAAACTTGCCTGTGGGCATTTTAACACCACCTCCCAATTGCAAAGTATGTCGGGGTTTGATTGAGATAATGCTATCCGGGGTTTGTTTCAGTATTTGATAGAACCCAAGAATGGTAGCATCGCCCATTCCGTTGATGCTTTGTTCCGTATTATCTGCAAATTCCCTATAGTGGAACTGATAGGGGAGTACGGCATTGATGATAAAACGCTCTCCAAGTGGAATCTGTGTCCATAATTGTAGGGTATTGAAGTGCTCATCAATCCACGGCGAATTGGCAAAAATACCATCACGGGACTGATAACGCTGGGCTATATACCTGAGCCCTATGAAATTGTTGTTCAATCCGGTGCCAAAACCCATGCTTCCGCCATTTCCGCTACAGCCGCAAGTATCGCAAAAATCATCGAACATCATTAGGGTTGCCGATGTGGTTTTGGTACATGGATTTACGGGTGTTTTATTGGATGTCCCGGTATGGATTCCTAAAATCAATAAAAAAAGTAGTGTTATGTAAATTTTCATAAGGTTAGTATTCGGCGAATCTTTCGTCATTAATAAATTCTTGATCGGTAAGGGTATTTAAAAAGGCGATCAGGGCTAGTTTTTCTGTTTCGACCAGAGAAATTCCCAGACCTTCATCTGTTTTTAACAAGGGGTCCAGCGTGGGTGAGTCCTGAACCCCATTTTGATAGAAGTTCAGTACGGACTCCAAGCTTCCAAATCTACCATCGTGCATGTATGGGGCGGTCAGGGCCACATTCCTTAAACTGGGCACCTTGAACTTGTAATTGTCATCCGAACTGCCACTTACCAAAGCCCTTCCCAAATCATTGATATTTGGATTAGGGGGCAAGCCATTGTTCCTAAAACTTCCATCGGAAAACAGGTCGGAGGTGTGGCAGCTAGCGCATTTTTCTTTGAAAATTGACATGCCTTGAAGTTCTTGGTCGGTCAAAGTAACCCCATCTTCGTTCCGTACATATTTGTCGTATTTGGAGTTATAAGAAACCATCATCACCATAAACTGTGCAATGGCTTTCAAAAAGTTCTCGTGGCTTACCCCGCCTTCTTCAAAAGCGGCATTGAATGCATTTTGGTAATCGCCATCTTTCTGTAATTTTTGAAGAATTCCTGTCATGGTTTCTCCCATTTCCACCTCGTTTGTAATCGGGATTATGGGAAAAAGATCCAAGTGATTGGTGGCTCCGTCCCAAGCGAATTCCGAAAAGAAAGCCATGTTGGCAATCGAGGGAGTGTTTCGGGTTCCTTCCAAATCGTTTATGCCATGGCTAAATTGATGACCATGGTGCGTGAACGAAAATTTTTGTTCATGACAAAAACCACAGGATATAAAACCGTTTGCTGATAATTTGCCATCATAAAACAGTTTTTTTCCCAATTCAAAACCGAATTTGGTAGGAGGATTGGCTTCTACATTATAGATCATTGGCGGAAAGTTTGAAGGTATGGTAACGGACAAGAGTTCGTTGTCACCAATACTCCGGTACTCCTCATCGTTTTGGCTGCAGGCAGATAACATCATTAGCAGGATTGCCCATATTAGATGTTTCATAGGTGTAAAATTGAATTTGAGGGCTGTTCATTTTATGAACAGCCCATAAAATCTAGTGTGAGCTTCCGTCTCCGTTGTGTACGTGATCCACAGTGAACATATTTGATGTGTTTGTGGCGATTAGGGGTGATTTTTCCTCGCTGACCATAATTACCGCTTGTTCGGTAAGCGATATTTTATGTTGTCCATCCAGTATATTGCCGGCATTGGCCACAATATGGATTATCGGGGTC
It includes:
- a CDS encoding TonB-dependent receptor; this encodes MKFKILMVLSLFRMVSAFAQSTLNVSVKDSHSNEPLIGVTAILESLEIGAISDENGNIQIENIPNGTFILQLSYIGYAPIKKSLTFPLDPESQGQIFAMVPQTEEMEEVTLVSTRSTRTIEDIPTRVEVIAGEELSEKGNMKPGDIRMLLNESTGIRTQQTSATSYNSSIRIQGLDGKYTQLLRDGFPLYSGFASGLSLMQIAPLDLKQVEVIKGSSSTLYGGGAIAGLVNLISKTPEDAPELSFMANATSALGLDLSGFYSQKFDKVGTTVFASYNLGTPYDPADIGLTAIPEFDRVTLNPKLYWYLDEKTELMLGMNAIWEDRLGGNMDYVKGDEVVDPYFESNETERLSTQLGFKHSFNEQNRLELKNSFSFYDRTIQVPDFTFSGYQRSSFSELNYANNSDSGSEWVFGANLWTEYFNDTRGDESQALDQSFQILGLFAQNVWPIDETLSLETGFRADFHSDYGAMALPRLSVLFEPSQSLTFRLGGGMGYKTPTVFTEDAERVQFRNVLPIDVDQTDLERSIGGNFDVNYKWTPFPGVVMTLNTLLFYTKIDDPMVLELTDSGYYTFLQPDGYVDTRGAEVNLKVKYGDFKLFTGYTHANVEQHQNGTVTDFPLVAKHRLNNVLMYEKEEKFWVGLEAYYYSPQKLSTGETGQSYWIMGLMSEKKFGDKFSIFLNFENFLDTRQTRFDQIYTGSLSDPQFTDIYAPVDGFVVNGGVKIKL
- a CDS encoding transporter gives rise to the protein MKIYITLLFLLILGIHTGTSNKTPVNPCTKTTSATLMMFDDFCDTCGCSGNGGSMGFGTGLNNNFIGLRYIAQRYQSRDGIFANSPWIDEHFNTLQLWTQIPLGERFIINAVLPYQFHYREFADNTEQSINGMGDATILGFYQILKQTPDSIISIKPRHTLQLGGGVKMPTGKFDEANLEGSVNPSFQLGTGSWDYLLAANYGITHRNWGLSVMANYTIKSKNDKEYRFGNQFNYALNTYKTYYFGTNFALTPQLGVGGEYFDKNEEYGLEVADTGGSAFFGKLGAEVNFKQYALGVSTMLPIAQDLNNGKVEVKNRFSVYLNINI
- a CDS encoding cytochrome-c peroxidase; the encoded protein is MKHLIWAILLMMLSACSQNDEEYRSIGDNELLSVTIPSNFPPMIYNVEANPPTKFGFELGKKLFYDGKLSANGFISCGFCHEQKFSFTHHGHQFSHGINDLEGTRNTPSIANMAFFSEFAWDGATNHLDLFPIIPITNEVEMGETMTGILQKLQKDGDYQNAFNAAFEEGGVSHENFLKAIAQFMVMMVSYNSKYDKYVRNEDGVTLTDQELQGMSIFKEKCASCHTSDLFSDGSFRNNGLPPNPNINDLGRALVSGSSDDNYKFKVPSLRNVALTAPYMHDGRFGSLESVLNFYQNGVQDSPTLDPLLKTDEGLGISLVETEKLALIAFLNTLTDQEFINDERFAEY